atgttatttaaaaatgtaactgaggcataataaaaaatgttagtgTGCTGCAGATCTTTAGTAGGTTAGCAAAGAAACAtcaagtataaaaataaatgtgtgtgcctgtgtgtcagGCATATGGAGGAGCCTACGACGTGATGAGCTCCAAGCACTTGAGAGGAGATGTGAACTACGCCTGGCCTACAGCTGAGGTTGCTGTCATGGGTGCCAAGGTATAAACACAACATCATTCTTGCTGTTTATTTACGCTCGTTTCCCTTTGATTTAACTGAGTGTATGAGTGTCGACATGTTTTTCTCAGGGTGCCGTTCAGATTATCTTCAGAGGAAAAGAGAACCAAGCAGAGGCAGAGGCTGAATATGTGGAAAAGTTTGCCAACCCCTTCCCGGCTGCTGTCAGAGGTACGTTTAAGaatttctttgttgtttccaAAAAACATCTAGTACGTTACACACTTCACTCTCTCACTGGATAAATGTTTGCTTTAGGTTTTGTGGATGACATAATTGAGCCGTCGACAACTCGCAGGAGGATCTGCAGAGATCTGGAAGTGCTGGCCAGCAAGAAGCAAGTCAACCCCTGGAAGAAACACGCCAACATTCCTCTGTGAAGCACACTCAGTTTCCACATTAACACTACGCAAAGCCGCTCACTGAAGGATTCCCCTTGTATCAAGTCTACATTTAAATGAACCGCAGTGGTACCCTGTGATGATGACTTTGGTCACCTGCCAAGCCTCCGTCTTATGTCACTGGTTGAATTCACTGTTGTTTCAAACTATCATGTACCACTCCACCAAAAAGCTGAACACAGAAATACTTGGCCCAAGATAAAAACGAAATGTTTTAAACTAATGCTTAATCATCTTTTACTTAAAGGATTTTTTAGAATTTGAGCAAATAAAATCACGTGATGTtacatcagtgtcagtgatGCAAGAGGTCTACAGAGGAGCAAAGTTCAAACACGTTACAGTCCCTGAATAGATAAATCCAGTGGTTACACACGTTTTAAATTGTTGCCATGCCAGCAGTGGTCATTTTGGTCACTGCTGATGGTACGATTTGATGTTCTCAGATCAAGGTTGTAGTTGAAAGGACACATTACATATTGCAGTAAACaaactctctcactctctgttgatgtactgtatgtgtttttaggTTTGTGTGTACGGTAGTTTGCTCTTTCAGACACACTCCCTGTGTTTATTACTCTGTTTAGGTCAAAGTCATTATCACAACCTGGAACTGTGCCTTTTCTCTGTGGCAGGCTCTGTTCTGCCATCTGTAAAATAAACTATGGACCCAGTATAATGTGCTGTATGTCTACATTACTTCTACTAATGCAGTAGTTACCATTAGCGCATCTCAACAAAATTAGAATATGATCATTCCACAGGAGgaatatttaaaacttttaGTTATAATTTTGAGGATTATGAGctcatgaaaattaaaaatccaGTAGCTCAAAATAATTACTACTTGTACATTGTAGTATACTGCATCTCTCCAGATGACAAGTGTATCTGACAAAGATGTGATActaaagcacacacaaacactggccCATTAATTGataacagattttattttattaaaaagaatttaagttcacagaaaaaaaaagaaaataaaaacaaaacagattttgaGAGCGTGTTAGGGCAACTGATGTCAACTGCACTGCAGAAAAGATCCAATTGTCTCTGATATTTACAGGACGACTGCCAAGCCAGCCAGTGAGGAAATGTATAAATGATTGCTTAATCAACAGAAGATGAATAAAGATATGGTAGGACACATTCAAACAAACCTGTCAGACATAAAGAGCCATCACTGCACTGGATAGGAACAATGATAACAACACTTCTCTAACTCTGGATCAGTGAACACTGTAGGTATAAAAAATTTCAGTAACTTGCTCTGACCTGTAAGATGATAAAACCAAACAGATAATCTGCTGTAATACTTAACTGTGAAACGATTACAATCAGACAATACAGCGCTTAAAAAGCTGGTATCCCACAGCAACAATCTGAGCTTGGTAACCGTTAGATATGAGTTACAGGCGTAGGGGGGTCGGGCTGGAATATACTATGTAGGCCACAATTTGGCAATGAACAAGATACATATTCAAGAAAAAGCTGTACAAacatcagacaaaaacaaaaacacacttgatTTAAAACTTTAGTACTAAAGCTACAGAAttcaaaatatgtttattgtcttttttttttactttttaacttcAAAAAGCTGTTattcagggtgtgtgtgtgtgtctgtttccaaGATTTGGGAGAGTGGTTGCTTCAGTCCACAGCTGGTCGGGGGTGCGGCTTCTCTGTCAAATGACAACACTCGCTTTGCTTTGAAATCACACAAAAGATAGTTACGTCACGTTCTCCGGGTCGGTCTACAGCTGATGACCTCCGCTTGCACATGAGACCACTCAACCATCATCACCACCtccactttacacacacacaccgcacacCAGCACCACCATATACACAGACTCAGATggcaaacagagagaagagaggggtTGGTGGGTGCTAATTAGAGGAAAGATATACAACATTTAGTACTGAGATCCTCTCTCTGTTGGGTTTAACCAGACGGATTGAAGTGCAACACCAAAACAGTGGGggttggggtgggggggctgAGTGTTACGCTGCTCTGTGATCAGGAGCGGAACCAAACAACTGTACACCTGTGTAACCATTAAAAACTGCAAGAACTCCTCGGCTGGCTGCAGGATTACGAAACCAGACCGCCATCAGAGATACCGCTGACAAGAGCTAAACCAATgggctgaggaggaagaggaagaagaggagcaggatgaGGCTCTTGAATACTCTGCACTAGATTCTAGGTTCCCCAGCTGAAAGAACAGAGCGTATCCTTTCTTCATGCTTCCAGATGAGATCTAACCAATGTGGAATCCATCAGTAGATTCACTCGAAAACATTCTTCCATCATGTCttacagaaagagaaaagtacttcaacattgtttttccttcttcttaaGAGTCTGATTGGCAGGTGATCCAGGGTAACCATTCTGAAATGTCTTCTGTTGACTCCTGATCTCAGGATCTTTGCTTCGGTCCTGATCAGAACATAGGCATGCTGAATCCCTGGAACAATGGAGAGGAGACcatgtcaaaaataaattctCTGTTACAGCCTTGCACTAAGCACTGTGTATggctgtctgcctgtgtgttttttgataCTACCACTGCGGGGcactaaagtaaaaaagttCAAATCCTACACATAGCAGCTTAAAATGGATGTGaaagttctgttttatttaaattacagaCATCATTTAATAACTTGTAGCTAACTAATCCaatctgcagattattttcttcATCAATCATTTCATCAGTGAGGAAGGTTAAACATAGTCTCCCAGCAGCCAAAGTGATGTCTAAAAACTGCTTTCTTTAGCCAAGGAACAAACCAAAAgtcaaaaatattcagtttccTTTATCATAGACTATAAACGCAGCTACTAAATCTTTGCAAAAGGGACAAGAATCTGTGATTCTCTCACCTTTGCTCACATAAACCTAAGGTTTACCTACCGATTCATCCTCAATCATCGCCGCAGAGTCAAAGAAGTCCGGTCTTAATTCTGCTCTTTCACGTCTGTTCCTCGATGGTGGCTAAGATAGAAACAAAGaccaacattaaaaacaaataaagatggaccgtagaataaaacaaatgatgaaaagagacagagagacagagacacttaGTTTGTCAGTTGAGTTACTAACCAGGTCAATAACCATAGTATCTTCAAACTCCTCGTTCATGTCCTCCAGCTGGCCCCgtgatgacatcatcacatCCTCAAAGATGGGCTCTGCATCATCCTCCATCAAGCCGCGTCTGATAATGAATACCATGAAGATTAggtggaaaaacacaatttgaaaGATTTTCTTATTAGAGTTTAACTCATCAAAAACATAGTTTTGGTATAATCCTAATTTACTCAGAAATTAAATATGGAGTATGTCAAAACTTCAGATCatcttgtttttgctgcagtctGCAGATTTGCCTGAGCCATGTattaaaacacaaccacacTAACTTACACAGTCTGCCGGACACCCTGATTGCTGCGTGACTTGATGTAGTTCATGCCCGTTCGATCCTTCCTGTTCACCTCTTCCATTTTTTGTTGGCTTAACCACGACATCTGCATCTGAGgactgaagacaaacacagggTCAACACAATCAACTTTTATAACAATTTTAGTACTTGCTCTTATAAGGCTGACCTACTACAATAACCCACAAGTTTATATAGATTGTTTCAGTATGCGTATGTATATAACGTATAACAGGTGATACACTGACTTGTGTACGTAGTCGTTCTCTGATCCAGGCTCTGAGTCAGGGTCTGGCATGTGTTCTACTGGTCTGTTCTCTCTGAGGACTGTTGAGGTGAGTTGAGGAGTCTGCAGTGGCCCTGGTGTCTGAAGGGTGTCATTACGCAGCATCCACGAGCCCTCCACACTGCTCTCCTCTGAGTGtggagaaatacatttaaatacatcgTAACCATTAACATTGTCCCATAACAGTGTAGAGCAGCTCAAACAAGCTAGACCCAAATCCCTAGTCATGCAGCTCCTTACCCTCAATGCGTTTCTTATGTAGTGGTGGTCGACCCTTCTTGCTGCGGACTGAGCCGGCCTTGCTGCTAGAGCCAGACGTGACGGACATGTGGTCCTCGTCTCCTCCTGTCAGCAGGCTGTTTCGATAAGAGATCAGTGGCAGCCACACATCCTCCCGACGCTCCGACATTGACTCTGACATGAACTTTTCCAGGTACGAGTGTCTGAGgatacaaacataatttacgCATAAGTCCTGGATTTGAATATTACATCATTAAAGTTTTAAGTGACACACCAGTTTGAGAGAGTTTGACCTCACATAGTGAATATAAGGTGGAAAAAATACTTACACTGTCTTTTTGTCTTGACGGATTAGTTTGGAGGAGAATTCACTCAAAACTTCCAGGAAGGCCAGATTGATGGGAGGAAACTCTGGTCCTCGAGGATTCTGGTACTTAAAAGCAAACTCTATTCCATCTCTAATACACAAGAAACAGGGAagcaagacagagaaagagatagaaataaagaaagtcaTCACTAGTGGCAAATTTCTtattctttaaaaagaaaaatataatctCTCCCTCaatcatgttaaaatgtttttcttcaaaaacattttaaagtgatcGAGCTGAATTTAACCACAGCTGGGAGGATCTCCCTGTCTGATTAAGCTGTCAGCGCAACACAACTTCTTTCACAGTCTTACTTGTGTAGTGTGGCCACAGCCTCTCTGGTCTTGATCTGATCCAGGCCAAAGGTGAGAGCGAAGCGGCGGGCCAGCTCCTTGATGCCACTCACGTGGGACGATGTTCTGTCCAGGTTGGGACCCTGATCCTGCAGCAGTTCGTTGAACAGCtacaacacaggaaacacagtaACAGTGAGTGTTTGTGGACGTGCACATGAGAGCGCTCATTACTTTGCAAATGCACTAGCGGAAGCCGAGTAGTGTGGATCCACCGTCTCACCTGCTGCAGACTGAGAATGAGTGTCTTGGCACAGAGGATCTTGTCCATCTGTCTCGTTTTACTGAGAGTCTCCTTAATGATGTCACCATAATCATTATAATactgagacaaagaaaagaaacagttaGCAGACTCGCATGTCAAGGTAACAGTTTAGTATGTTCAATCTTATATCTACAGGTTCTTAATAACAACTGAAAAATCATGATACTATACAGTCTGTTCATAATTAAAGTTGAGTTCGAATATATCCATTTACAcaattctttattatttatattttaacccTTTTACTTTATGACATGTTTGCAATGCTCATATCAAGTACAGTTGGAGGCACACCTTCATATAGTGTTTGAAAATATCTGCAGCAGCGGGCATGTCTACGATATCATAGATGATGAGTTTGCAGAAAGCTGCGAGCAGGTTTCTCCTTTTGTGGAGAGCCTCGATCTTGTTGGCCTCGTCCTCCTCGTCTCCCTCTACAGGCACAAATATAAAAGTGAAGCAAAGTATTATCTCATTAATAATTACATGTGGTGATACTCCTAATTCCTTAAAAAATACTCTTAGACAAATGTGGAACATGATGCCctataaatgtttctctctctcacccatGCTTTGGCTCTCATCATCCTGGTCAATGAAGACATGGTCCAGGACGAAGTTGAGCACTTCGTTCTGCAGAGTGCTGTCAGGGTTAAACACCAGTGGCTGGAGGCCCTCCCTGCCGCCGGAGATCAGCTGGTGGCTGAAGATCATCAGCAGGTCACAGAGAAGCATGAACGCCTGAagcacaaataaagaaattgtTACATTTTTGATAACTGTATGGATTTTGTGCGATCCTCAGAAATATAACAGTTGACATGACATTTTTTGTGTAGCCAGAGAACATCAAAATCAATCCTTCACACCTAATATTGTCTAGTGTTTCCACGTTAGCTGTTGTTGTCTGTTACCTGTTCTTTGACTGGTGTGTTGACGTTGGAAAGGCACTGCTGGCAAACAGCCAGGAAAGACTTCACCACTCTCCTGAGAGCCACAAGGTCATCCTGCAAGCACACCACATCACACATCATCAGCCAAGTGGCACAAATAATGAGTATTTTAACAAAGATCAATATCAGCAGTGAGCTCAGTCACACTAAGTGTCTGCACCAGTGAAGTAATCAAACCTTAATGATTTTAATCTATCATCAACTAACATAATGAGGCAGAACGATCAATGCACTTTATGTTACTGCTGGTTGAGACTATCAGGAAACTAATGGACTAATAATGATTACGCCTGATTTCTTTTTAGACCTCTTGACACACTGTCAGCACAGGGGATTGCACATCAAAGCATTCATGGGCTGTGTCCAAAATTATTCCCTATTTAACACAGACTGCACTATATAGCATGACAACTGCTCATTTGTCACCTGAAGCCATTTTTAAGTTGAAGTTCTAGCTTGTCATTCACTGTATAGTAAATAATCAATATTGATAATAAATAGATAGAACTAGAACAGTTAACAGTAAACATttaagtgacatttaaaaaagggGCACAAGGTGCTCTTTAAGACAGTTTAGGTGAGAGTGCAAAACCACTTAGAAGAGACCATCCTTTAACTTCTAAGTTAAAAGAATGATGGGAAAGGGGGAATAAAATTCCCTGCCAGCAGATTATAGGTTAAAGTGTCTTGGACGTTTGGGCTTTGGTCCATGATAGCCTCGGGATCTAAAGGGAGTAAGAATCCTGTCTCATAGCGAGATGGATTTTTACACCTAAGCTGCCGCTCTCTGTAGAAGCTCCTGTCCCTTAGGGCAACTGATGCTCAGCCAGGTCAGCCTTAATTCTGAGTCTGAGACCAAAGATAAAGCTGAGGATTTGAGTGCATGGTGTTACAGCTCTGTGATTGAGTCCAGCACCTTGCTGGGAGACCCCTCTGTGATCTTGACCAGCTGCCAGAGGATGGAGTAGTGTGAGCACTGCAGGGCCTGGACAGCTATCTGCTCTGGCATAGAGCCCTGCTCGATGCCCGCCTTCAGCAGCCGGTAACAGTTCCCAAATAAATCCCACCGCGTCAAGTCGTGGGCACTGATGCAAGAAACAAGTGGAGAATAAATGAGTATGTTATCAAATTTATTGGTAGAAATTTTCATCCTGCAGTTTGCAGGCGTTTTTAAACACTAAGTAAAGAGAAAACCTTACTTGTGAAAGGCTGTGAGTCTTTTGAGTGTAGATAACACATTGTagatatcatcatcatctgcctCCTCAGCCTGCAACACAGCATACATCAGTTAGTACACAAAAACTAGATACACAATGTAGACATCACCACCAGGCCAATGATGCGTTCTTGTTGTAAAGGTGAGAGATTGGTTTCTAAATATCTATTTTTATAGTTATGTTGGGGACATTTTGgcattttgctttttaaatagaGAGAGAATCAGGAATATCGTGGTCATATGGTCAAATCTGTATGTTTTTAATCCTTTACACATATTTCTGTGAATCATAAATTCCCATATGATTCGAATTCACATTTCCCACACATCTATTTTCACTAGCCCCTTTTACACTCACACTCTTCCCATCATacctcctgcagcagctcctcaaCGGAGTGTGCAAATCGATCTGTCATTTCATCAATGAGCTGGGAGCGGGCAATGTCCACGCGGTTCATGATGGTGTACTCTTCAGAGCACAGGATGCTGTAGGTCTTACTGCAGGCTTCGAGCACGTCTATCTCGATGTGCTTCTCCACCACCAGCCGGATCTGCTTCAACAAGGCATCCAGGTGCTTCTCCATGCGACCGGCACTGTACACATCCAAATCGAAGTACTGAGGGATCTGGAGCAGGTTGGCTACCTTCTCTGAGTCTGCCTGGTACTGTGGACAAAAGCATggagagataaaaaaataattacagcaaAAAAGTCAAAGCAGAGGTATAGAGGCataaataagagagagagattcatCAATCACTACCTGATGCTcagatttgttttcacagttaGTATAATGGTCAATAACACTTTAGGTACTTTTTCAGCACACATGTCCAGAGTGGCAAATATTCAATGATACTTGACTCATGACTACATAATTAACAACCTGGATCAGTTATTTCGACAAACAGATCAGTCACCCAGTCCACTCGTTAATCAGTGACAGTTTCTGGCACTATGAAGGCTGCAGGCAGGTTCCAGGGAAGCTCTTACCTTGGACAACAACATTGGCAGAGCCATGATGAAGTGCTCTGTCAGTTTGTTCTTATCGTCTATCTGGGTCTTCCTCTCTTTCGCTGTCAGCACCTGGACAAAaaagttgattttattttaaattttagagGAGGAACGAGATGGAAAAATGATGTCTTCTCTTTTATGACTAAAATAGTTATTCATGCTGCACTGCTCCCTCCTTCCCATAAATCTGTGAAGGACCTTCGGGCTTGTTGAAGTGGGAGAGGTGTTTGAGCCATCTTCCTTTTGTATTAGACCTCTTCATAGTTTATGAGTTATTGAAGCTTTCATAATGGTAATCCAAGATCGACATTCTTGAGTATGAGGAAATTTATCGCATATTGCCTTTCATATATCACCATAACTGTTGATAAATAGGTCACTTATTTTTTGGTACTTGTTTTGCTTTAGTATAATAGTTGATGCAGACTGCAACTCCAATTTTGAACAGGCTCATACAAAATAACTTACAATACATAAACAGCTCTAGATTTCTGTTGGCAGGTATTGTCACCTGCTGTCTCATCAACCTCATAAGATATAGTGTATATACCTGATATATAACTCGAAATACATGCTGTAAGAgtggttatatatatatatatatgttggtaaatgatgtgtgtatatttgaCCTACCCGTTTACCGGTGCCTCTGCCAACAGGTGGGTGTGcctctgctgcctgtctgaTGGTGCACACTGTCAGCTCTATCAGCGcactctcctgtctgtctgacaatactgcagagacagacataGAGGAGGGGAGAAAGatacaaagagaagaaagaaaaagcagacaaGAAGGAAAGTCGGTGAAGGTCAGAAActaaagcttttttaaaaagagaccAAGAGAGAGTTTCAAGGAAAAAGATTTTATTGCATCAGCTCTTGTAGctggttttcttttgtgatgctgcACCTAAAGCCGACTAGTGGGTTTAAAGAAAGAATGagaacagtgtgtgtctttgtgtgcgtCAACCGTACCCTCCTCTCCTTGAACAGCCTCCTCCAGTAGAAGTTCAGTCATGCACTCCCAATCTTTAAGTAGTTCCTGAGAGCTTTCCCACAGTGAGTCCACAAGGTAGGCTGCATGCTCATGGagctagcacacacacacataaatacaaacccagaaggaaacacagtaAGTGTCTAAGTTTTAAGGATGCTGGCTGCAAACATACAGCTGCAATCACCCAGcttaaaatatttcaatcaCAGGAAATCTTCCACTCTAAATTTATCGTATCCTTATCACTGCTGATAGCTCTGCCGTAGCAGAGTAAACTGTCCACCTCCAATCACAATAGTATGTATGTTGTTGACCTTGTCCTTCTCAACAATAGTATAGTATGCATCTATAACGTCTAATAACAGTAAACCACAAATGTTACCTCGCTCTCTAAAAAGAAGAGCACCAGCATACGAATGAGATTTCCATTGGGACTGCTCCTCCCTCTGCGCTTAGCCAGTGCTTCTTCTGCCTGCGGGTCATGACGACTGAACAATCTGACGGCGCAAGAGTTTGAGAGAGAAATGTAAAGACAGGAGAGATATAGGAAAAGAACACAccatttttaaacagtaaatgaGAGATATCAGAACAGTTAAAGCCATCAATTCAACACTAATACAACAGCATAAAACTGACTGACTACAGATTCAATTAATGCTTAACGTTAGTTAAAGTCGAGTTCTATGGTGGGAGAGGATGTACTAACTTCCTGTGCAGGAATTCTCCAGCAGCGACAGCCACTGGTCGGTGGGCAGAATAAACCAGATGATACACATTCTCACAGTCTTCGTTGGACAAGGCATCTTCACTGCCcctataataaataatcaatatgAGTTAAGCTCACCTACAGCACCTCATCAGTAAAAAATCATGGGGaataggaaaataaagaaactgtaGGCAGGCAATACATAAGTGGCACTAGAATAGCATTAGATTAAGACCCAATATACACAGTGAACCTAGATAATACTCTAACACTGCAGCATTTCATGTGTATCCATGTGAAAGTATTGTGTTACTCACTGCAGAATGAGTGTGACCAGTCGTATAGCCTCTACAGCCACATCATACTCCTTATCCAGGGTCATCGACACTATGCGGTCCTGTCAAAACAGATGCATTTTATAAGACAACATCTGAGCACTATGCGGTCCTACTGATGAGTTTCTCATTAGAGTaatgattcatatttttttgtttacctTGAAGCGGTTGGTGAAAAGTTCTAGCTTGGGAAACAGTTCTCGGTTTGTGTACAGATTCTGCAGAGCCTTCAGGCACTTTAGACGCACCTCTCCTTGCTGAAAAGGGGAGAGACAGTTTCTGTGTGACTATAAACATAATCAGATCCCTAAATCAATTCAGCAGTGGAACAAAAATATTGATAAGTGAAACCAAAGCCTTAAAGAAATCTGAGATAAAACACTCTGGTGTCTAGTTGTCTAGAATGTGTGCTCACCCTATCATGTAGTGTCCAACCAACATATTTCAGGTAACTGTCATTAAGAAATGCATCACTGTACATCTTCATCCACACTCCAATCTCCTCAATGCAGATGGCTCTGATTTCTGCAATTGCATCTCTGCAAAGTGAAGAGTTTTCAAACATCACCATTAGCACTGTTTGTGGTAAcactgcaatataaaaaaaaatctaaactgagTAAAAACTGTATAATCACAACAACCAACTGCACTATCTCCTATAAACTACAGATTGCAATGACCACAAGAAGATCAGACAAAGTGTACCTGTAACGATGCACAAAGATTCCCTTAAAGATAGAGTTCATCATATTCTCTATTTCATCTTGGTTTTCCTgaagctgcaaaaacaaaacaatccaacAAGTTACAGGAAAGCAGTTTTCAGTAAATTCCTACAAACCTTCAACAACTCTTATCAATGTACTAAGATGCTAACATTAACAAGAACATTTGAATATTGCGGATTCTTTACTGTGTAAATGCAGTTCATTAAAAATTGGAATCTCAAAAGTCACATCAAACACGACCCAacctcttttctcttctgtagCAGCAGTTCCAGCTTCTCATTGGCTCGTTTGCCGGCTATCTTATTCCTCTCAGCCTCATACTGCCTCTGGGTGTTGTCCTGGTGAATGCTCAGATTGAGTGCCACATTCACTAGCGCCGTCATAAGCTTCATCGCTATGTCAAGACAAATTTACACACGTAAGGCTGAATAATACTCACTCGAATGCTTCAGACTTTCCCTCATCTCTTATTATTGTCACTGGCACTTTGCAATGCTGCCATTAAAAGATCAGTGGTGTCttatgaaagtgtgtgtatCTGACTTTAAATACTATTTAGCAACAGGCACACATAAATGTCTATAACAATTACGAGGGAGAAAACCTGGTGTTATTACCTGCTAATGTGGAGGTGTGTCTGAAAGCTCGCACTTGGGAGTCAGACAGTCCAGTGAGGAGGGAGATCACTGTGTCCATCATGTACTCATCGTAGATGATGCTATACTGACACTGGCGAATCAAAACGCTAATAAACTCGCAGAAGTTATAACGGAATTTCTTCCACATTGGCCCCGGCATGGTGAGAGGATAATCTCCACTGTCCTGTTGACAAAAACAGTGTGATCAGAGTGACTGTATCATCATTGATCAAATGATGTGCATGAAAACAACCGACATGTTGAAGTGTTTTctagcaaca
The Anabas testudineus chromosome 22, fAnaTes1.2, whole genome shotgun sequence DNA segment above includes these coding regions:
- the stag1a gene encoding cohesin subunit SA-1a produces the protein MITSELPVLQDSSNESGATDAVGLSMSMSEMEDPEAKGKKKRGRPGKQLPTSNKKPRKSPMDKTVSVARGRGKANGVAQHNGDGGDPVTLFEVVKLGKSAMQSVVDEWIESYKQDRDLALLDLINFFIQCSGCKGTVRIEMFRNMQNAEIIRKMTEEFDEDSGDYPLTMPGPMWKKFRYNFCEFISVLIRQCQYSIIYDEYMMDTVISLLTGLSDSQVRAFRHTSTLAAMKLMTALVNVALNLSIHQDNTQRQYEAERNKIAGKRANEKLELLLQKRKELQENQDEIENMMNSIFKGIFVHRYRDAIAEIRAICIEEIGVWMKMYSDAFLNDSYLKYVGWTLHDRQGEVRLKCLKALQNLYTNRELFPKLELFTNRFKDRIVSMTLDKEYDVAVEAIRLVTLILQGSEDALSNEDCENVYHLVYSAHRPVAVAAGEFLHRKLFSRHDPQAEEALAKRRGRSSPNGNLIRMLVLFFLESELHEHAAYLVDSLWESSQELLKDWECMTELLLEEAVQGEEVLSDRQESALIELTVCTIRQAAEAHPPVGRGTGKRVLTAKERKTQIDDKNKLTEHFIMALPMLLSKYQADSEKVANLLQIPQYFDLDVYSAGRMEKHLDALLKQIRLVVEKHIEIDVLEACSKTYSILCSEEYTIMNRVDIARSQLIDEMTDRFAHSVEELLQEAEEADDDDIYNVLSTLKRLTAFHNAHDLTRWDLFGNCYRLLKAGIEQGSMPEQIAVQALQCSHYSILWQLVKITEGSPSKDDLVALRRVVKSFLAVCQQCLSNVNTPVKEQAFMLLCDLLMIFSHQLISGGREGLQPLVFNPDSTLQNEVLNFVLDHVFIDQDDESQSMEGDEEDEANKIEALHKRRNLLAAFCKLIIYDIVDMPAAADIFKHYMKYYNDYGDIIKETLSKTRQMDKILCAKTLILSLQQLFNELLQDQGPNLDRTSSHVSGIKELARRFALTFGLDQIKTREAVATLHKDGIEFAFKYQNPRGPEFPPINLAFLEVLSEFSSKLIRQDKKTVHSYLEKFMSESMSERREDVWLPLISYRNSLLTGGDEDHMSVTSGSSSKAGSVRSKKGRPPLHKKRIEEESSVEGSWMLRNDTLQTPGPLQTPQLTSTVLRENRPVEHMPDPDSEPGSENDYVHNPQMQMSWLSQQKMEEVNRKDRTGMNYIKSRSNQGVRQTVRGLMEDDAEPIFEDVMMSSRGQLEDMNEEFEDTMVIDLPPSRNRRERAELRPDFFDSAAMIEDESGFSMPMF